A stretch of the Candidatus Binataceae bacterium genome encodes the following:
- a CDS encoding cyclase family protein, which produces MANRLSSAQVTALYEKLSNWGRWGKEDQRGALNFITDAKRAAAAKLVKSGEAVSLALPLATIAAADNPTPVTHLMVQAGFDSHEMPLPYAGDYFAIAPHGMANTHLDALCHVFYKGKMYNGFDAGEVGSHGANRCAIDVARAGIIGRGVLLDIPKVRKVDWIEPGDRIFPEELDAAERAHGVRVEEGDVLLIRTGRSARRKAKGGWDPMRVGLPGLDATCLPWLHERKIAVLGSDSVSDVTPSGDQEHPLPIHVGTLVIMGIHLIDNADFDALSAACAKAGRYEFMFSLCPLILERGTASPVNPIAIL; this is translated from the coding sequence ATGGCTAATCGTTTGTCGTCGGCGCAAGTGACCGCTCTGTACGAGAAACTCAGCAATTGGGGCAGATGGGGCAAGGAGGATCAGCGTGGCGCACTCAACTTTATCACCGACGCCAAGCGCGCCGCGGCAGCGAAACTAGTCAAGAGTGGCGAGGCGGTTTCCCTGGCCTTGCCGCTTGCGACCATCGCGGCGGCCGACAACCCCACCCCGGTGACTCACCTGATGGTGCAGGCGGGTTTCGATTCGCACGAGATGCCGCTCCCCTATGCGGGCGACTACTTCGCGATCGCTCCACACGGGATGGCCAACACTCACCTCGACGCACTTTGCCACGTTTTTTACAAAGGCAAGATGTACAACGGGTTCGACGCGGGGGAAGTCGGCTCGCATGGCGCGAATCGATGCGCTATCGATGTGGCGCGCGCAGGCATTATCGGCCGCGGCGTGCTGCTCGATATTCCGAAGGTGCGCAAAGTCGATTGGATTGAGCCAGGCGACAGGATTTTCCCCGAAGAACTCGACGCGGCAGAGCGTGCCCACGGCGTCCGCGTCGAGGAAGGCGACGTGCTTCTCATCCGTACCGGCCGTTCCGCACGACGCAAGGCCAAAGGCGGGTGGGACCCGATGCGAGTGGGTCTGCCCGGACTCGATGCAACCTGCCTGCCGTGGCTCCACGAGCGCAAGATTGCGGTGCTGGGCTCCGACAGCGTCAGCGACGTGACCCCGAGCGGCGACCAGGAGCATCCCCTGCCGATTCACGTCGGCACCTTGGTCATCATGGGAATTCATCTGATTGATAATGCCGACTTCGATGCGCTCTCGGCCGCCTGTGCCAAAGCGGGCCGCTACGAGTTCATGTTCTCACTGTGCCCGCTCATTCTCGAGCGGGGTACCGCCTCGCCCGTGAACCCGATCGCAATCTTGTAG
- a CDS encoding P-II family nitrogen regulator: protein MKKVEAIIKPFTLDAVRAELERVGISGLTTYEVKGFGRQKGRTELYRGSEYIIDFKPKVKLEVIVRDEQADAVVEAILRRARTGRIGDGKIYVSDILDVIRIRTDEHGEAAV from the coding sequence ATGAAAAAGGTCGAAGCGATCATTAAGCCGTTCACCTTGGACGCGGTCCGCGCCGAGCTCGAGCGGGTCGGTATCAGCGGTCTGACCACCTACGAAGTTAAGGGATTCGGTCGACAGAAGGGTCGGACCGAGTTGTATCGCGGCTCCGAGTACATCATCGACTTCAAACCCAAGGTCAAGCTGGAAGTGATCGTCCGCGACGAGCAGGCGGACGCGGTGGTTGAGGCGATCTTGCGGCGCGCACGAACCGGCAGAATCGGCGACGGCAAAATCTACGTTTCCGACATCCTTGATGTAATTCGCATCCGCACAGACGAGCACGGTGAGGCCGCAGTCTGA